One genomic region from Mastacembelus armatus chromosome 21, fMasArm1.2, whole genome shotgun sequence encodes:
- the nr1i2 gene encoding nuclear receptor subfamily 1 group I member 2 produces the protein MSEKATGVQTSCEALTRQDEEDDEEGKVSEDEEPRACSVCGDLARGYHFNALTCEGCKGFFRRAIKRSTQLHCPFFNRCIITKNNRRSCQACRFRKCQAIGMRKEMVMSEEEVFERRIRIKKKKMLDAAIQLSSQQKETIQELLCGHRTTFDSEFSRFHGFRPIDRLVLPVKEYNQYARESFNLKANSPADTCASASACSCSCSYTSSLYFSFSFSSAKQENQEGTEAGKSSFFTALPHVMDLTTYMIQDIISFSKSLQDFRSLTIGDQISLLKGATFEIMQIRFNMVFNMKTSNWECGPITYCIDDAVRAGFQQLLLEPLLKFHHTLRTLGLQEEEYVLMQAMSLFSPDRSGVQQHDAIDKLYENLALTLKTWIECKRTDPDKHLLYPKVIACLTEMRTMAEEYSKQVLQIQDIQPGDISPLIIEVVSKSP, from the exons ATGAGTGAGAAGGCCACTGGAGTGCAGACCAGTTGTGAAGCCCTCACAAGGCaagatgaagaggatgatgaggaaGGGAAGGTCTCAGAAGATGAGGAGCCCAGAGCTTGTAGTGTGTGTGGAGATCTGGCCAGGGGTTACCACTTCAATGCCTTGACCTGCGAAGGCTGCAAGGGTTTCTTCAG acGTGCCATAAAGAGGTCGACGCAGCTCCACTGTCCATTCTTCAATAGATGTATTATAACTAAAAACAACCGGCGGTCGTGTCAGGCCTGTCGTTTCCGTAAATGCCAGGCCATAGGCATGCGCAAAGAAA TGGTCATGTCTGAAGAGGAGGTATTCGAGAGGAGGATCCGaatcaagaagaaaaaaatgcttgACGCAGCAATCCAACTTTCATCCCAACAGAAAGAAACCATTCAGGAGCTACTCTGTGGTCACCGCACCACATTTGACTCAGAATTTTCCCGCTTCCATGGCTTTAGG ccAATAGACAGGCTTGTGCTTCCTGTAAAGGAGTACAACCAGTACGCAAGAGAGTCCTTTAACCTAAAGGCAAATTCCCCAGCAGACACCTGCGCATCAGCTAGtgcctgctcctgctcctgctcctaCACCTCCTCTTTAtacttcagtttcagtttttcctctgcaaaACAAGAGAACCAAGAGGGCACAGAAGCTGGaaaaagcagttttttcacTGCTCTTCCACATGTGATGGACCTCACTACTTACATGATTCAGGACATCATTAGTTTCTCCAAAAGTCTTCAGGATTTCCG GTCTCTAACCATAGGGGATCAGATTTCTCTGTTAAAGGGAGCCACATTTGAAATTATGCAGATCCGCTTCAACATGGTGTTCAACATGAAGACAAGTAACTGGGAATGTGGTCCTATTACGTACTGCATAGACGATGCTGTACGAG CGGGTTTTCAGCAGCTTCTGCTGGAGCCACTGTTAAAATTTCACCATACACTGCGAACACTGGGCCTCCAGGAGGAAGAATATGTTCTCATGCAGGCcatgtctctgttttctccag ATCGTTCAGGTGTGCAGCAACACGATGCGATAGACAAACTCTACGAAAACCTTGCGTTGACACTTAAAACCTGGATCGAATGCAAGAGAACAGACCCAGACAAACA CTTGCTGTATCCCAAAGTGATAGCCTGTCTTACAGAGATGAGAACAATGGCTGAGGAGTACAGCAAACAGGTTCTGCAGATCCAGGACATCCAGCCTGGCGATATCTCGCCTCTCATAATAGAGGTGGTCAGTAAAAGCCCCTAA